The DNA region agggggtaaattttctacggtcctcaacttctcggacccaaattagagatagtaatgcctaaccacaaatacttgtgttacatttccaaatccaaaagagtctccactaagcagatggatctcaagccaacttgttaaggactacaccacacaagtcgaacatgactgtaccatcctcctatcttaattgcactcaagttcgggttagaacttatctcacaactcagagatcaccaagcacaacaagcagattatatcacacatacatatatacaaacatcacatatatacaaatatatacacacaaaaagtaggctaaacccactggagattactccccagcagagccaccacttaatttctgtagcggtaaattcatgatcatcaagctatggataagatagacatcaaataataagagtcgccaccacgcttttattgtttccaagggaaaagggaaaaagtacgaacaaaacccaaaagtaagaagttttcaaatcaaaactaataaaatgtcagagattataggtaagggggttggttacacaaagggaaggtgttagcacccaaagtgtcctaggtactcttagggagccctttttgtatgcatatctatttggtacaaaatgatgtttacaaacaaatagaatggggggatgagaaaagaattcattaattgtatttttgtgtttgacaagaccttaggacttgtgtctacgtaccaacataaaaatgagggatcaaaacctgGTACTTGGTGAaacaaatttcaaagtggatgcattgcttttaaaaaaaatttaagtttgaatggcacaaaggcctagaaaatggtttgaatgagttagttctttttggcttttttgaaaatttaagtcaagtatagttaagtttatttacaaatttgatttaagaaaagaagtttgaaaatacaatggcataaggccaaagtttctatctttttgcaaagtggtcaaagtttagaacaaaataagttcacTCAAAGATGATTTtaaaaagggagggagagattttgaaactaaagaaatggggagaagatgaagaaaCTAATTCTATGCATAAAactaaaagttaagagttgaaaagatctgaccaatgggtagcaatccaatagacaagaatgtcaatagaaacccagaattcccttggacatttagaatcaagcaacacacaaatgcacaattatattatcctgaagagaaaaggcatcaaataaagatagccacatcgaagctttagccattccatgatcttctttcaaattagcccatgtaacagatgaattccacaagtcacaggttcaaaatgacTGCTTCGgaatgatcatgttgcaaatgaactcagagggatcttgaatgatgtatcagatgaagtttcaaattgcaagcacttggtttcacagaaagttggcattggccaagtcctttagcataggaatgttgcctaagttctaagtccatttgtccaagatcaagccaacagtccacacaaaagttttttagggtttttgttgttattatgtacattaatggtcaaagaccacacaaataagcaaagtatacacaaataagatatatcacacaatatggtccaaatggacaaagtaaaaattgcattaacataaacaattagaatggtatgaataatggcaaatgaataaaggctaaagttaaatgatattaaagtaaatggcttgaaactaaaagttagttgttaatgagttagaagttagtattattttgcttttgcttttcatttttagacattctttggagaacactcaacccacatatcacaagcatggatccttgagtcaagacatcttccaaaggaaggaaaaaaggcaaagtttccacacaataccatgaaagaggggagactttcaatctcactaactagaatgttatgccttttgcGTCACAAATTTAGCGGTATGTTAAGCAAATATAATTGGAtttatatagaagtcacaactaaTTGAGGCCGGTAAATAGaatgttggtgttaatgcatCTTTGAGACATAATGTAATGGACTATGCccatgaaacataccacacacaaaaagaatatgcaaatgAGGGGGCCTAttctcatccatactcatgttaatttttcaatcaactagctttaggactttgagatatcatgggccatatgagatgaatgcatatataatgggaatgagatgaagagggaggggaatggatcaaaactaaaattgatcaaaggaggacttttaccaaattaatatcatctattcattttgggagatggaatgtaccttccatcaatcctctaaattcaatgatattaacttgacaaagtcaaatcaaccttgaccaaggcctaacaacaagaatcaaactcaaacaaatcatcacaattggtcaacaacATTATTTGGCAATTATTCGAATAAgaagactaaaataatacatttaaattaaatatggtttgtcaaattcctaaaacctcatcaaaacaccaaagaaatgaccatgagatatatcataggttaaacaaggtcaaaggaccttggagaaaaaaattcagaatttttaaagacttaaaagtatttttaaacaatttaaaataatcacaaaatcaattaaataatgaaaaatattaataatgatccaaaaaataatttgaattcagaatatgaaagaggaaattttttggtgaaactctcatattttttggatcactattacaattaatatgaattaatgaaaataaaaggattaaaatgaaaatcagaaaatagcaaaaaacttgagccacttgatctccctcattaattgaggtggcaaatcaagtggccTAGAACGCGTGTTCCATGATGCGCGCTAGTCAGCTCAACCACACGCCTGGTATTCATAATGGACGTgtgagattaaaacgttttggaatgatcatgtggctcagaacctgtccagcacaccaccggcgtTGGACCTCCTGTCCCCatctcaggcgaggctcaccggactggttccgtcatcaccatcacataaatgaaaaaggaggacatgatctgaaagaaaaaatggcgtagagcatgaacctgacctcaattttaactaactccacatatatagaaagatatgaggagttgaattttgaggtgtgtcaactgagttgcttcgatttgatctctaagcaactcaatcttcttgcctacattggtaggacttcagacaaacaaagatccaagagaattgagtagaattgagagagaatcgaagagataaagttttctgaaaattacctaCAATGCTATGCaattcttgatgttgcttgctccaaacacgatctgatcacacttgagaagctagcaggaagtgattagagaggttgcaaggctttggatcctagagttcttgaatctccaacagttgagattcaaactcaaatttcaaattgaattttatcaggttttcctttggaatgagagggtttcaatggggggcaaagctggcgcgcaaggttTGATTCAAATGACCACAGAGGTCATGTttttatagcatgaatgaattatatttgcacacttcaaattttgtcaAATTTTTGCAATGTTGATGGCAcgggtgcatgggcatgtgcaggcaCATGATGCAATGTAAAAAGGttgaaaatgattccaaatgaagtctgaatggaagcttgattggcaaggaAAAGTGAACTgatgttttgaagtttgattctttccaattatgcatccctgttaaagccatgcacagacctagcaaaccttatcaaaaatgcatgaacttgggttctttggaatgcttggatcaaggggaacaagtttgatgttcaacactttttcatttggagcttggaacatggataATTCTAAGTGTCAAATGAGAAACGcgtcttcatcaaagttgtagctctttcaaataccttaaacATGGTCAcccatttcatgtcatttggatttataatgatagagttatgcatttttgaagtttggataaatcacttgttcaatggtataggtcaaaaatgacctataatgtaacctcatatcacatgctcataaaagttgaattagctatcactccaaacataaaagtttaagtagacattttgaattttattgtgaaacttggaaatatttcatctcataaaaatttagcaagttatggccttgggaagttgactttcatattagggtttagacaaaatgacctataatgtttcaacatagaaaattattttccaagcaaaactagctctaggtctcaacatgaaagttatttggaatgtcatttagagtaacgtttctcttagaatcattttcatatggtgcaaattgcaggagatagggtctacggagacccagttttgatcagatgaattcatttggccaaccaccatcaaccaacttgctaaccttcaattgcttggactttcttggatcatggtagataatatatgcataagatgatgaattttggagtgtaccttgagaaatttgatcaattggtgagatagcttgttggagaagttactcaagatacctagtcaaactgtggtttccaaggcaaatcacttccaaactcttgaaaaaaacttgatcaatataacatgtagtaatcaatggaactcatatatgatgctcataaccattcttggatcaattcatggttgtgctctttgtcatgagggtcttaaaccctagatatgaacttgatagatcaatggagatcatgccctacctacaaaagagttaggcaaatgcaaagacatatttttggtgttttggttagtaaaatgataatataaaagtatgataaaatcacatcgtgcttggtgatctttcccaaaacaaacccaatgaaagatgggtaaggaggatgccaaggtatgattccaatgctaatgcttatgatgaaattacatgagggatcttatggtcaaaatttGATCTtacagatggcaacccaaataaacctcatttcttcacccaataagcctttatctcagactacttgaagtgaagagcttcaacaataagatgagatatgggaatatcttccaatccactaaaaggcgccctactagaaacaggtatccccaagagatgggcatacttCTCTAATGTcggcacaagctgataatctgggaaagtgaagcaacggtagagaggatcgtagaactgcactagcacacgcaggagtccttcaaccacatcagcagacaagggatcacacataaggcaaacaatcacaaacctcctttcgtgtgatgaatgttatgatgtgcatgaatgcatgatgcaacaatcacaaataaggtatcacacacaaggaaaacaaacaaaggtcaagggatgaatcaagtcattgtcaagatcaatcatccattttggtggattatggtttacaccttatcaacacccaagttccattgatattgacaagacttgattggatcaaccaacaatcaagggtttgttgtaagtcacgagcatggagtttgggtaagaaccatcccaaaggagtgaactaaggataaagacttgtagatcatgttctaaaaaagttcccagagtcttaattccatctatcggatattacaggttaagatgaatgacactacgccaaaaaggttttttaacagcgcatcttagacagcgcttttaaaagaaagtgctgtctaaggttaaaataaaaataaaacacggaaaatgttctaaaaaaataatgaaagcgcttttaaatatagaccttagtcagcgcttttgagaaagcgctgtttaaagtctttcaattaaaaaaaaattagaacAATCAGGTTTAGGTTTAAGGTTTGACCGGGTAGACATATAACAATCAGGTTAGGGTTTCTCATCCTCTACCAAAAATCTGAGCGAGAAGGTTTCCAGTGCGTGCGGCTTCACCAAATCCCTCCTCCGCAATTCCACCATGGCTGAACAAGTAACTTCTTGTTGCTTCGTTTTTCGTTTTTTCATTCTGCTATGTTTCGATTTTCCATTGATGTGTATTTTTTAATCTGTTACAGACTGAGAAGGCTTATCTCAAACAACCCAAAGTGTTTTTATGGTATATTCAGTACTTCATATCTCAATGTGTGTTTTGTTTTTAACTGTGATGATTGTTGATCCATATTTGTTTGTTGTTTTTGCTCAATTTCGTAGCTCGAAGAAATCTGGTAAGGGGAAGAGGCCCGGTAAAGGTGGAAATCGCTTCTGGAAATCTGTTGGTCTTGGATTCAAGACCCCCAAAGAAGCCATCGAAGGTTCCTTTCTCTCTGTATTTATATATCTCAGTGTTTGTATATATATGGAGTGTCTTCGAGAGTGTGTTGATGTTTGGTTTTGAATGTATAAATGTAGCCTTTTGAAGGAGATGAGTGATGAACACACTTTGATAGCGAATTGATACAAATCAAAATTAGAGAAAGATAGAAATAATGCAATAGAATACTACTAGAGCATTTTGGATTTGTGTAGTGGATAGAAATAAATGCTTGTATCTTGCTTCATGAAAGTGTTAATTGCAAACAGAATAATGGTCTCAATATATAGAGGCAGACTATTCTTAATATATCTCTGTATGATTATATGGTTATGGTTATTTTATTTCTGCTTCTAATACAGAAATGACCTTTGAATTTCAAATACATGAACCTTTATTGACAAGAAGTGTCCATTCACTGGCAATGTTTCCATCCGTGGTCGTATCATAGCCGGAACCTGTCACAGTGCCAAAATGAATCGGACTATTATTGTCAGGAGGAATTATCTTCACTTCATTAAGAAATATCAGAGGTATTCTCCTTTAATGGCATGCtcttcatttttaatttgcatgCTTGGATAAACATAATTTGTAAAACCTTTTTCCTTACATGCTCTACTTAGGTATGAGAAGAGGCATTCCAACATTCCAGCTCATGTGTCACCTGCCTTCCGTGTTAAGGAAGGTGATCATGTCATTATTGGTCAATGCAGGTGAAACTCTAGCAGAATTCTATCATTTCTGTATTAACCCATAGATACTTTTATTTTAGTATATTATCATATAGATATTGGTATATGTATGTGTGTGACTAAGCCTTTACTTGTGCCACTTCTATAGGCCACTCTCCAAGACAGTGAGGTTCAATGTATTGAAAGTCATCCCAGCTGGATCATCCAGTGGTGCAAAGAAGGCATTTTCTGGCATATGAGATTTGGTTGGCACTCTTAGTATAAAGATTTTATCATCTATGTTGAAAGTAATTCCCGATTTCTGTATGGTGAAGTTCTTATCAGTTTTGGTAATTTTTGTTTGCTTTTGAAGTTCTGTACTGTGATTTGATAAAAGATATTTTAATTATGTTTATTTTACTGGGCATGATCTTATTTTGGTTATTGAATACTAGTTTCAAATATTTTGAATTTTGGATAGAAAATTCCCCCTAAATTACTGTTTAGTATTTTAAACAAGTCTATGTGATCCAACATAGAACCTCAGTTTACAGAACCCATTACCCAACCTTATCAAATTTCAATGGGTTGGGTTCTTCGACGGATTTTCAATTTTGTTGTCAAAACTGTCCGATCTGTTCAGTTATGGGTTGAATTGAGTTTGTGGGATGtgttttaaattaaaaatattttttaatttaaaccctaaacctggaaaaaatgtggtttaaaacaaaagcttcaaaaaatttcgtataccttagacagcgcttttgtaaaaagcgctgtctaagggggggattagaaagcgctttaggcaaaagcgttgtctaaggggggacttagacagcgctttttgaaaagcgttgtctaaggtatacctaaaaaaattaaaataggagggtcttagaaagcgcttttggccaaagcgctgtctaaggggggggggggggagcttagacagcgcttttaagatttaaaaaagtgctgtctaaacctttagcagcggaggtttagacagcgctttaaagcgctgtctaaggctaaaaaaagcgctgtctaaggtcttgtttgttgtagtgtgactcatcgacccataatattctcaagagaaactcatgTGAGTGTAGTATTGggtaacaactgttatcaagtctacacttgaacagtctccgcactacgtcctaaataatccaagagggggtaaatgttctacggtcctcatcttctcggacctaaattagagatagtaatgcctaaccacaaatacttgtgtgacatttccaaatccaaaagagtctccactgagtagatggatctcaagccaacttgttaaggactactccacacaagtcgaacatggCCATAacatcctcctatcttaattccactcaagttcgggttaaaacttatctcaccactcagagatcaccaagcacaacaagcagattatatcatataaacaaatatacatacatcacatatatacaattatatactCACAAAAaggtaggctaaacccactggagattactcctcagcagagtctccacttaatttctgtaacgataaattcatgaccatcaagctatggataagcaagacatcaaataacaagagtcgccaacacgcttttattgtttccaagggaaaagggaaaagtacgaacaaaactcaaaagtaagaagttttcaaatcaaaactaataaaatgtcatagattacaagtaagggggttggttacacagtgggaaggtgttagcacccaaagtgtcctaggtactcctatgaAGCCCTTTTTTAggtgcatatgtattttgtacaaagtgatgtttataaacaaatggaatgaggggatgagaaaagaattcattaattatatttttgtgtttgacaagactttcggacttgtgcttacgtaccaacataaaaaatgagggatcaaaacctcgtagtttgtggtataaatttcaaagtggatgcattgcttttaataaaaaattgagtttgaaaggcaccatggcctagaaaatggtttgaatgcgttagttctttttggcctttgaaaattttaagtcaagtatagttaagtttattcacaagtttggtttaagaaaagaagtttgaaaatgcaatggcataaggccaaagtttctaatttgcaaaggggtctaagtttagaacaaaactagttcaagcaaagaagaatttttttaaaaggagggagatattttgaaattaaagaaatggggaggagatgaagagactaatcctatgcataaaattaaaagttaagagttgaaaagatctgaccagtgGGTAGCAgtccaatagacaagaatgtcttatagaaaccccaaattcccttggacattagaatcaaaCCACAAACaaatgcatacaatattatcttgaagagcaaggaatcaaataaatatATCCCCATCCAAGCCTTAACCACTCtatgatctccttcaaatttgcccatgtagtagatgaattccacaagtcacaggttcaaaatgacagcttcacaatgatcatgttgaagatgaaatcaaagggatcttcaaagatatatcagatgaagtttcaaattgcaagcacttggtttcacaaaagttggcattggccaagtcctttagcatatgaatgttgcctaacttctaagtccaattgtccaagatcaagtcaacagtccacacaaaacGTTTTTAGGGTTtattgtttttattatgtacattaatggtcaaagaccgcacaaacaaacaaaatatacacaaacaagatatatcacacaatatggtccaagtggacaaagtgaaaaggcattaatataaataattagaatgatatgaacaatggcaaatgaatagagcttaaaaataaagtgcattaaaagtaaatggcttgaaattaaatgttagtggttaatgaattagaagttagtattgttttgcttttgcttctattttaagtcattctttggagaacactcaacccacttatcacaagcatggatccttgaaccaaaacatcttccaaaggaaggaaaaaaggccaagtttccacacaataccatgaaagaggggagacttacaatctcactaactagaatgatatgccttttgtataaaaaatatagcgccatgttaagcaattgtaattggacttatgtagaagtcacaactatttgaggtcgggcaatagaattttggggttaatgcatgttagagacatagtata from Lathyrus oleraceus cultivar Zhongwan6 chromosome 1, CAAS_Psat_ZW6_1.0, whole genome shotgun sequence includes:
- the LOC127118401 gene encoding 40S ribosomal protein S11 isoform X2 produces the protein MAEQTEKAYLKQPKVFLCSKKSGKGKRPGKGGNRFWKSVGLGFKTPKEAIEGSFIDKKCPFTGNVSIRGRIIAGTCHSAKMNRTIIVRRNYLHFIKKYQRYEKRHSNIPAHVSPAFRVKEGDHVIIGQCRPLSKTVRFNVLKVIPAGSSSGAKKAFSGI
- the LOC127118401 gene encoding 40S ribosomal protein S11 isoform X1; this translates as MAEQTEKAYLKQPKVFLCSKKSGKGKRPGKGGNRFWKSVGLGFKTPKEAIEGTFIDKKCPFTGNVSIRGRIIAGTCHSAKMNRTIIVRRNYLHFIKKYQRYEKRHSNIPAHVSPAFRVKEGDHVIIGQCRPLSKTVRFNVLKVIPAGSSSGAKKAFSGI
- the LOC127118401 gene encoding 40S ribosomal protein S11 isoform X3; its protein translation is MAEQTEKAYLKQPKVFLCSKKSGKGKRPGKGGNRFWKSVGLGFKTPKEAIEGSFLSKCPFTGNVSIRGRIIAGTCHSAKMNRTIIVRRNYLHFIKKYQRYEKRHSNIPAHVSPAFRVKEGDHVIIGQCRPLSKTVRFNVLKVIPAGSSSGAKKAFSGI